A window of the Equus asinus isolate D_3611 breed Donkey chromosome 20, EquAss-T2T_v2, whole genome shotgun sequence genome harbors these coding sequences:
- the P2RY2 gene encoding P2Y purinoceptor 2 isoform X2: MPRAMATGLGLWNGTKNGTWDGDELGYKCRFNENFKYVLLPVSYGVVCVLGLCLNAVALYIFLCRLKTWNASTTYMFHLAVSDTLYAASLPLLVYYYSGGDHWPFSTVLCKLVRFLFYTNLYGSILFLTCISVHRCLGVLRPLLSLRWGRSHYARRVAAAVWVLVLACQAPVLYFVTTSTRGGRITCHDTSAPELFSHFVAYSSVMMGLLFLVPFAVILVCYVLMARRLLKPAYGTTGGLPRAKRKSVRTIAVVLAVFALCFLPFHVTRTLYYYFRSLDLSCHTLNAINMAYKITRPLASANSCLDPVLYFLAGQRLVRFARDAKPPTDPIPAAQAHRRLGLRRSNITDIKRIENALASSEDSRQTESTPAGSMNTKDIQL, translated from the exons ATGCCCCG GGCGATGGCCACAGGCCTGGGCCTCTGGAATGGCACCAAGAATGGCACCTGGGATGGGGATGAGCTGGGCTACAAGTGCCGCTTCAACGAGAACTTCAAGTACGTGCTGCTGCCCGTGTCCTACGGCGTGGTGTGCGTGCTGGGGCTCTGTCTGAACGCCGTGGCACTCTACATCTTCCTGTGCCGCCTCAAGACCTGGAACGCCTCCACCACGTACATGTTCCACCTGGCCGTATCGGACACCCTGTACGCGGCCTCCCTGCCGCTGCTGGTCTATTACTACTCCGGCGGCGACCACTGGCCCTTCAGCACGGTGCTCTGCAAGCTGGTGCGCTTCCTCTTCTACACCAACCTGTACGGCAGCATCCTCTTCCTCACGTGCATCAGCGTGCACCGGTGCCTGGGCGTCTTACGCCCACTCCTCTCGCTGCGCTGGGGCCGGTCCCACTATGCCCGCCGGGTGGCAGCCGCCGTGTGGGTGCTGGTGCTGGCCTGCCAGGCACCCGTTCTCTACTTCGTCACCACCAGCACACGCGGTGGCCGCATTACCTGCCATGACACCTCGGCCCCCGAGCTCTTCAGCCACTTCGTGGCCTACAGCTCTGTCATGATGGGCCTGCTCTTCCTGGTGCCCTTTGCCGTCATCCTGGTTTGTTATGTGCTCATGGCCCGGCGGCTGCTGAAGCCAGCCTATGGGACCACGGGAGGCCTGCCGCGGGCCAAGCGCAAGTCGGTGCGCACCATTGCGGTGGTCCTGGCTGTCTTCGCCCTCTGCTTCCTGCCTTTCCACGTCACCCGCACCCTCTACTACTACTTCCGCTCGCTGGACCTCAGCTGCCACACCCTCAACGCCATCAACATGGCTTACAAGATCACCCGGCCGCTGGCCAGCGCCAACAGTTGCCTTGACCCTGTGCTCTACTTCCTGGCTGGGCAGAGGCTCGTGCGCTTTGCTCGTGATGCCAAGCCACCCACAGACCCCATCCCCGCTGCCCAGGCTCACCGCAGGCTGGGCCTGCGCAGGTCTAACATAACTGACATCAAGAGGATAGAAAATGCGTTGGCCAGCAGTGAGGACTCTAGGCAGACAGAGTCCACGCCTGCTGGTAGTATGAACACTAAGGACATCCAGCTGTAG
- the P2RY2 gene encoding P2Y purinoceptor 2 isoform X1 gives MATGLGLWNGTKNGTWDGDELGYKCRFNENFKYVLLPVSYGVVCVLGLCLNAVALYIFLCRLKTWNASTTYMFHLAVSDTLYAASLPLLVYYYSGGDHWPFSTVLCKLVRFLFYTNLYGSILFLTCISVHRCLGVLRPLLSLRWGRSHYARRVAAAVWVLVLACQAPVLYFVTTSTRGGRITCHDTSAPELFSHFVAYSSVMMGLLFLVPFAVILVCYVLMARRLLKPAYGTTGGLPRAKRKSVRTIAVVLAVFALCFLPFHVTRTLYYYFRSLDLSCHTLNAINMAYKITRPLASANSCLDPVLYFLAGQRLVRFARDAKPPTDPIPAAQAHRRLGLRRSNITDIKRIENALASSEDSRQTESTPAGSMNTKDIQL, from the coding sequence ATGGCCACAGGCCTGGGCCTCTGGAATGGCACCAAGAATGGCACCTGGGATGGGGATGAGCTGGGCTACAAGTGCCGCTTCAACGAGAACTTCAAGTACGTGCTGCTGCCCGTGTCCTACGGCGTGGTGTGCGTGCTGGGGCTCTGTCTGAACGCCGTGGCACTCTACATCTTCCTGTGCCGCCTCAAGACCTGGAACGCCTCCACCACGTACATGTTCCACCTGGCCGTATCGGACACCCTGTACGCGGCCTCCCTGCCGCTGCTGGTCTATTACTACTCCGGCGGCGACCACTGGCCCTTCAGCACGGTGCTCTGCAAGCTGGTGCGCTTCCTCTTCTACACCAACCTGTACGGCAGCATCCTCTTCCTCACGTGCATCAGCGTGCACCGGTGCCTGGGCGTCTTACGCCCACTCCTCTCGCTGCGCTGGGGCCGGTCCCACTATGCCCGCCGGGTGGCAGCCGCCGTGTGGGTGCTGGTGCTGGCCTGCCAGGCACCCGTTCTCTACTTCGTCACCACCAGCACACGCGGTGGCCGCATTACCTGCCATGACACCTCGGCCCCCGAGCTCTTCAGCCACTTCGTGGCCTACAGCTCTGTCATGATGGGCCTGCTCTTCCTGGTGCCCTTTGCCGTCATCCTGGTTTGTTATGTGCTCATGGCCCGGCGGCTGCTGAAGCCAGCCTATGGGACCACGGGAGGCCTGCCGCGGGCCAAGCGCAAGTCGGTGCGCACCATTGCGGTGGTCCTGGCTGTCTTCGCCCTCTGCTTCCTGCCTTTCCACGTCACCCGCACCCTCTACTACTACTTCCGCTCGCTGGACCTCAGCTGCCACACCCTCAACGCCATCAACATGGCTTACAAGATCACCCGGCCGCTGGCCAGCGCCAACAGTTGCCTTGACCCTGTGCTCTACTTCCTGGCTGGGCAGAGGCTCGTGCGCTTTGCTCGTGATGCCAAGCCACCCACAGACCCCATCCCCGCTGCCCAGGCTCACCGCAGGCTGGGCCTGCGCAGGTCTAACATAACTGACATCAAGAGGATAGAAAATGCGTTGGCCAGCAGTGAGGACTCTAGGCAGACAGAGTCCACGCCTGCTGGTAGTATGAACACTAAGGACATCCAGCTGTAG